In the Pedobacter cryoconitis genome, TACAGCCCGTCACGAAACAGGTAATCAGACCAATGAGAATTAACCCGAATAAAAGTACTTTTTGACGCATAGCAGCAAATTAATATTTCATCCCCAATACGATTTAAGAACGCCATAAAGGTAGACAAATCTGGTTTCCTTTTTCAGCAGAACGAGATTTTATCCATTTAAAATCCTATAAAGATCAGCAGATGAGTGAGGAAAAAGAATAAACACAAAGGCGAGTAAAAGAAGCTATCGCGCCTTGCAAAATCTGATGTTTTATGTTTCTTCATCAATCCGACATAATTAAAATCACCTACTGCGCGTACAAGGAAGATCAGTCCGATGACAAGGATTCCATATTGGAGGAATAACGGGTTTAAAGGCAAAACAAGTAAATACTTAATACTGAGATTACACAGGGCAAAAATCAGCAATCCTATAGCCACAATCAGTGTAGAAAGAACGTCTGGAACAAATAATTTCTGACCCGATTTACCTGTAGGCACGACCACATCTTTTCCCCAGAATCCGCCAAATGCCCAATAAAAATGGAGCAATGCTAAAACGATAAAAATTATTGCGTTCCATAAAGCCAACAAATTAATCATACCCAAAACTACAATTTTTCAGGCATGGCCAAAGAAAATAAAAGTGTCTTATTCTGGTATTAGTTTACAGAATTAAAACTGCCCAACTACAGATTTCCAAACACGTGCTACTACGGTAGTCATAACGTAGTTCTACGTAAACCAGGATCAAAAATTTGATACTTTATCAGAATTGAATTACATTTATTTCTCAGGTTAGTATCAAACTATAATTCTCTCTCTCTTATGATACCGCTAAAAATAGCAATCGCTGACGATCATAAAATCTTCAGAAAAGGATTAACGGGCATAATCAATGATATTAAAGAATTCGATCTTGTTTTTGAGACAGGGAATAGTTTCGATATGCTCAATCAGCTTTCCTCTAAAAAGCCGGACGTCATCATCATAGCTATCAAATTGCCGGGCCTGGATGATTTGAAAATGCTTAATTACATTAAATCTAATTTTGAAGGGGTCAGGATACTGATGCTTTCCACCATTGATGAAGGTCCATATATCATCAAAGTAATGAAGGCGGGTGCAAATGGTTATCTATCAAAAGATTCAGAACCCGAAGAAATTATTATGGCTATTCATGAAGTATATGAAAAAGGCTTTTATTTCAATAAACACTTATCGATTACTTTAATCAAAGAACTATTGGTTCAGCCACCTGCAACAATTGGCAGTAAAGAAGCTATGCTGAATGACCGGGAAATTGATGTTTTGAAATTAATTTGTGAAGAAAGCACAAATGCAGAGATTGCAAATAAACTCTTCCTGAGTGTGCGGACTGTGGAGGGTTACCGGACTAAATTATTTGAAAAAATAGGCTCCAAAAAGATCGCCGGACTGGTAATTTATGCGGTAAAAAACGGGATCATCCACGTTTAAGAAGAAGATCCCGTTCGATTTTTTAACAAGATTTTTGCCAGTCACTATCTTTAGGCTATGTGGTCTGCGCTACTGGTTGATTTGCAGCTTTTTTGTTGATATTGGAAATAATCAGCATAATCACTACTGATAATGCAATCAGGATTAAGTAACTGTAGCTCAGATTTGTTTCATCTTTTGCTGGTACGACATTCACAATTCCATAACTTAAAAACGAAACAATTACATAAGTAATCCCACCGGTCAAACCACCTGCAATACCTGCATTCTTTGGAAACTTGCCTAAACAGAAGGTGAAATAATTATTAAAAGTATAACCTGCACCTACGTGAATGATAAAGGCAAAGAAGAGCATCGAGTATAAGTTGCTGACAAAGTTCAGGCTGATAATCATTACAGTTACAAAGGCAACCTGCAGTCCTACATTAACAGCCAGTCTTCTGAAAAAAGGTTTGTTAATAGTTGCTTTACCAATAAAGCCACCGACCATCCATGCAAAGCCCAGAAACAAGGAGCTATAGCCTGCAATAATAGGTGACAGCTGCAGATGATGTTCGATGATAAACGGCCCCGTCATGTTGTAAATCATCACCATACAATAAGCCAGACCAAGCATTACAATACCCAGTGAAAAGCTTGCCGTTTTCACCATCGTAGTATAGATATTCAAAATATTACGGAAACGGAATTCGGTAAAATGCACCAGACTTTCGCCACTATAAATCAGTTCCAGCATCAGCAAAACCAGTGCAAAACCTCCTAAAAAGTAAAAGTTAGATTCCCAACCAAAGGCTGCCTGTAAATAACCACCTATAAAAGGGGCTACAATCGGCCCTGTAGACCAGATGATAGAGAAAAGGCTTAAATAATGTTTGAGTTTATCTCCAGAAAACACATCGACAAAATAAGCACGTTTGGCCACGATAATAGCGCCAACAGTTAAGCCATGGATAATCCGCATCAGATAAATCAGGTAAATATTGTGTGTAGTTGCAATCGTAAAACTTGCGAGCGCAAAAATTACCAAAGAAATCAGGGAGATTTTATAACGTCCAAAACTATCCAGGACACTCCCGATAAAGAGTTGGGACACACCATAACTGATCAGAAAAATACTTAGCGTAAGCTGCACCTGGATACTGCTTACATTCATCTCCCCTGCCATAGTTGGCAAAGACGGAATATAAATATCAGTTGCAAAGCCAGATAGAGGCAATAGCGCAAAAGCTAACAAGGTGGCTATTCCCTGGTGTTGTTCTTTAATAGCTTTCGGTTTGGAGGTAATCGTTATCATAATGGCACAAAATTACCACTTTAGCAACTCCTTCAATTACAATAATCAAATAAATGATTACACAATTCAATGATGCTATATTAAATAAGCAGCGAAAACACTCTCCACATAGCTTGAAACAATAAAAACAGCTATTCGTTAACTTACAAATATTACACAATTCAAACAAAAACAGGCTTAAGGCAGATAACCTTAAGCCTGTTGCTTATCTTTTTTTATTTGGTAAATCTAATGTCGCCCGCAGGAAATAATAACTTCCAAGAGTTCCCATTTGTACTGAAGCATATTTAAATACACCAAAATAACTGTTGGCATAAATTTGCTGATCAGGAAAGATATCAAAAAGGTTATTAGCACCGATAGTAAAAGTAATTGGTTTTACAGCATAACTTAAAGATAGATCCGTCACTACTTTTCCACTGTGAATTTGTTCTTCTCCATAAGGGAAGCTATTTCTGGCTACTTTTCCAAAATAAACGTTACGCAGCAATAAACTGAAATTCTTATACCCGTAATTCAGGGCCAGGTTAGTTTTTACCCCTGGCGTCCCTTCTGTAATCAAAGTTCTGTCATTGGGTGAGAAAAAGATATCCTCCTGCCCTTTTAGCTGGCCGGGAATATGCAGATCGCCAATAATTTTATTCCTGTTGAAATTAAATCCTAAGGAAGCACCATAGGTATGGTTTGCTGATTTGATATTGTAATCCGCAACCACATCTACACCAATAGTCCTGGTATCAATTGCATTGCTGAAGAAGCGTGCAGAAGATACACCATAAGAATTAAGAATACTTTGAACTTGTGGGACAGGGTCACCAAATGCATCATATCCAAAACTTCCAGTCAATACAATCCTGTTTTTAATAGCAGTGAGGTAACCATCTACCGAAATGTTAAAATTAGCAAATGGCTGGGCGGTAAAACCAAGACTATAATTCATGGAGGTTTCCTGCTTTAATTCAGGAATCCCCAACGCTTTTGCTACAGGGCTGTTATTGATAAAAAAACCTGATTGTCCAAGGGTATTGTCCGGTAGAATGTCTGTACTTACCGCACTAAAATATTGCTGATGCAAGGATGGTGCTCTGAACCCATTACTGATCGCTCCTCTGATATTAAATTTAGAGGTGATTTTATAACGGGTTGCAAATTTACCACTCACTGTAGAACCAAAATCACTGTAATGTTCAAATCTTGCTGCACCACTGATCAACCATTTTGAAGTCACATCCAGTTCTGCATCTGCATATAAACCCGTATTGCTCCTGTTTTTATGCACTACGTTACCAGGAGAAAAGCCATTGAATGATTGTGACCCTCCTGCTAATCCTGAAGGGTTGGAGACTGTACCGTCAGGATTTGTAATCAAAGCATAGTTTTTCCAGGAAGCCTCCTCACCTGCCCGGATCTGATAATCGTCCACTCTGAATTCTGCTCCAAAAGCAAGGTTCAAGCCTGAAGCGACATCAAGTTTACGGCTAAAATCGACGTTGGTCGTATTTTGCAGAAATTCATGTCCTCCTGCTTTAAAACTGGTTGGAGATTTATCTTGTAAGGATGCATTCACGGTATTGTTCACCTCATAGTCAAATCTGTTATCACCCAAAGTATTGCTCAGGTCAGCATTCCAGTTTCCCAGTTTCTGTTTAAATCCAAAAGCTAAAGATCTGTCGTTGATCTTTGAGGTGGTATTGGGCTGATAACCGTCAGGAAAAATACTATAGACATTAGCTGAAGGATTATTCGGTAATCTGCGAAAGCCAAAGCCCTCTCCGGTTCTGTAATTATAACCTCCAAAAGCATAGAACTCAGTCTTTCCATTTTTAAATGGCACTCCAAGGTTAAAAAAGGCAGACAGGTTCTGAATCTTAGCATCTCCGATCTGGAAATTAAAATCGTCTCTGGTCAAGCCTCTTGCTTTTAGTTGTGCATCATCATAAGCACGCGTTGGATTAGCAGACTGGTCAAAGATAATCAGGTCATTGTTCTGATCACGTGTAGTTTTACCCCGGTAAGCACCTTCAGCAGTCAAGTTTAAATAACCACCATTTTTGCCAAGAGCAGTTCCATAATTCAGATTGAGCTGCCCAACCTGGCCATCACCTCTGGAAGTGATCCCTCCAGTAGCTGCAACCATTAATTTATCGGTATTCTGTTTCAAAACAATATTAACAACACCTGCAATTGCATCTGAACCATACTGTGCAGAAGCACCATCCCTCAAAACTTCAATTCTTTCAATTGCCGAGGCCGGAATAGCGTTCATATCTGTACCTACAGAGCCATTACCCATCGTTCCCTGGTTATTGACCAAAGAAGTAGTATGCCGGCGTTTTCCATTAATAAGTACGAGTAACTGATCCGGTCCTAAGCCACGGATACTGGCAGGATCGATGTGTTCACTACCATCAGAAGAAGATTGGCGATTAGAATTGAAAGAAGGTGAGGCATATTGCAACAGCTGATTTAAATCATTCTGCGGGGCCATCATTTGTAATTTTGGAATATTGAATACATCTACAGGAACTGCGGTATTCAATCTTGTTCTGCCTGTACTGCGTGTACCAACTAAAACAACTTCATCCAGTACCGCTTCGTCTGCTTGCAAGCTAATGGCATAGTGGTTTGCAGTGGTCAGCTTTTGTTTAAAAAGTTTATAGCCTACAAAGTTGACCCCGATGAGTTGTGCCTGGGCAGTCGCAGTTATTTTAAACGCTCCTGTCTGATCGCTGCTGGTTTGTTTACCATCGGGCGATATAACAACTGTTGCACCAGGCAACGGGTTGTTATGCTGGTCCGTGATCCGGCCGGTTATCGTCCTGATTTGCGAGAAGGCAGTAGTTGAAATCAGTAAAAAAAGGAAAGCGTAAATTAATCTCCTCATCTTATTTACCCTTCCTTAAAGTCACTTCCACGCTCCATTCATTGCCACTGGCAATGTGATGCACTGCGGCAAAGTTAGCTTGGTTTAAAGCGAAAGATAGTTGTAACAGACTATTCAGGTAACTTAAAGGCTTACCTTCGGCAACAGCACCAAAAGTCTGACTATAAGGCGCATCTCCTTCATAAACCTTCTTTCCTTTGTGAAAAATCTGCAAGTGAAGCAGGTCTCCGTATTGCGGATTAAGTTGTTTAACAAGGCCTGCGGGAATGTCTGTCCAGATATTCCCGAATTGTACGTCAAGGATAGCAATGCTTCCCTTAAGTTTTCCATTTTCCAGGGTCGCTTTCTGATAAGGGATTTCTACAACTTGTTTTGGAAGTTCATTTCCAACCTGATCATAGGTGATTGCACCTGAAGCTAATCTTGCACCTGTAAAAGCGTAAACGTCACGACCGTGGAAGGTATAGGATTTCTCCGAATCTTTACGTCTGTTTTTAACTTCATTGATTTCACGGACTTCTTCGATCCCCAGCGATTGCGCCACTAAGGTCAGTGTACCATTGTCTGGTGTCACGATAAATTGTCCTGTTTTAGTTTTAAGCACCACAGATTTGCGGGCAGTTCCCACGCCAGGATCTACTACAGAAACGAATACTGTTCCGGCTGGATAATAAGGTACAGTCTGGACTAAACGGTAAGCGGCTTCCCAGATATTATAGGCAGGGATTTCATGGGTCAGGTCGAATATTTTAAGTTCTGGCGAAACACCAGCGGCCACCCCTTTCATTGCAGAAACTGCACCGTCTTTTAAGCCAAAGTCTGATTGAAAAACAAGAATCTTGTTTTGGGCTGTGGCCAGGTTGGTAATAAAGAATAGAAAAATTAAGGTAATACGCTGTTTTAAGTTTATAATCATCGGATCTTGGTTAAAGTCTACAAATTTAGTAGATAAAACCAGAGTTACAACAACTAAACCTATATAATCCAGGTTTATTTCACCTTGTTATTTTTCTATTCTACTTTTTCACCTCCCTATTTATCTATCCTACTGAATTACTTCACAAATTTGGCTGGTGAACCTGCCCATTGTGTCTGTTTTGGGATCGTTTCGCCTTTCATAACTAAGGATAAGGCTTGCAGCGTAGCACCTTCTTCGATCGTAGAATCGTAGAGTACTACACTCATTGCTCCTACATTACAATTATCACCAATATGCAAATGCGCCATTTTCATGACACGGTCTTCAAATAAGTGAGTTTGTATAGTACACATATGGTTAATGGCTACATGGTCACCTATATGCACCAGATCAAACTCTGTGATTTCACTTGTATCCATATAAACATCTTTTCCAATATCACAACCCATCATCCTGAAAAATATTGGTGCAAACGGTGTTCCCAGTAGTGTGTTGACTAATAAAGGATAAACCATATTTTCACACAGGGAGTTAACGAGTTCATTTTTCCAGACAAACATACTCCATAAAGGTTGGTTGGAAGGTTTATAAGTTCCGATCAGCACCTTTTTAAACAAGACAGTAATTAAAGCAGCCACACCAATCAAAGCCAACAATAAAAATGGGGCCAGACTCAAGGTATAAATGATATGTCTGCTGGAATGATCATAATAGTTATCAATTAAATGATAGAATAACAAAAGGATCACCGAAGTAATGGCATAAGGCAATGTAATCTTGAAAAGTTCAATCACACCACGCTGAAAGTATAATTTATTGGTCGGCCTGAAGGTCAGGTCATCCGCAAACTTCACACTCTCCTGTCTTTTAGGTAAATACATAGGTGGTGCACCAAGCCATGACGAGTCATTGATATATTTTCGTTCAATATTTGATGGCGGGGTAGACAATACGCCGATCAGGCAATTGCTGCCAATCGTATCCCCTGCTGAAATCACCGCGCTGTTGCCAATAAAGGTTTTATTCCCGATCGTAATCTGACGCAAATACATTGTACCCTGGTGTACTTCCGGAGAACCTAAACTGACAGAATCGGCCAGAAAGCTTCCTGCACCTATTTTCACCAGGTCAGTTGTGATTTGATTTACAGTTGATATTTCCGTCGCTTTACCGATACGCGTGCCCATCAGTCTTAACCACGAAGACAGGTATATAGTGGCATAAACAGACCTGAAATAGGTTAAGCTCATGTTCATGAGGGAATCTACTGCCCATTTCCGGATATACTTAAAACTGTACATACTAAATGCTTCTTCTTTGAGCTTACCTATAATAAGCCATTTGAACAGCGCTACCGAAGCACAGTAAATGATAATATACATAGCCGAAATTGGAATAGAAAGTACCATTGCCCAGCCTAGTCCAAAAGACAAGATCACTTCGTAATAGATCACGATAAAAGGAATACTTAATCCGAAAGGAAAGACAAAGACAAAACCTAATGTTAAAGCCAGCACGGCCACATATAACGCAAAATTCATGGGTTTGTTCTGCCCAGTGAAATTGATAGCCGGCGCCGCTTTGTTTGGCCCGATATGCACTGCAGGTGTTCCTTTCCAGTAAGCTCCGGCAGGAATCGTAGTATTTGGCTGAAGCTGCGACAGCTCTCCTATTCCAGAGCCGTTTTCCATCACTGCACCTGGAGAAATCACCGAACGCGTACCTACAAAGCAGTTTTCCCCAATAGTTAAACTGCCGATGACCAGCGCACCGTCTTCAATTTTATAACCGAGTAAATGTGATTCTTTGGAAATGCTGGAACCATCTCCGATAGTCAATAAATCGAATACCCGGATTCTGTCTGAGCCAAGGAATACACGTTTTCCTATTTTTGCGCCCATCAGGCTGAAATACCATTTTAGAAATGGTGTTCCGCTTAAAATGCCAATCGGACTCAGGTCAATCAGTTTCTTTACAATCCAGAAACGCAGATAATACCAACCCCAAAGTGGATATCTCCCTGCTTTGAATTTACCAATCAGTACCCATTTCGCTACAATGGAAAGGATAATGATAGAAAAGAATAAAGCAGAAAAACCAGTAACACCATAAACCAACAGGTCATATACCTTGGTCGATGAGCCGAAATGGCGGATCACAAAGGGTGCCATCAACCCTGCGGAGCCAATCATAAAAAAGATGAATACACTGATTAATTGCAAGAACGAGGTTAAGGCCTTCATACCTGCTGCTACTTTTAACCTGACAGTGGGTACAGCTTTTTCTTTTGGCAAGTTTTCGTTATCATCTGCAATAGAACTGATTTTCGCCGCAAGTTTTTCTAAAGTACGGCAGGTATAAATATCCTGTACAGAAATTTGTGCCGCAGCACCTGTCTTCCTTAATTCTGAAACCATCATCGAAGCGACCAGTGAATGTCCGCCCAAATCAAAGAAGTCATCGATCACGGAAACTTCTTGTGGTTCAAAGTATTTTTTCCAGACATCCAGCAGCATCGTTTCTGTTGGGGTACGGGCGGCTACAAGTTTGCGTCCTTCTGCTTTATATTTTTTAACAGGCTGAGGTAAGACCTTACGGTCTACTTTACCGCTGGCCAGCAGTGGAAAAGCATCCATTATTACAAATACTGCAGGCACCATATAAGGTGCTAACCTGGATTTCAGTTGTGTTTTACAGCCTTCTTCGTTAAAGGTATCTGCCTCCCCTTTCAGGATCAGGTAAGCGACCAGTCTTTGTACTTTCTGCTCGTCTTCTTTAACAGTAACAACTGCATTTTTAATGCTTTCAATTTGCAGCAATTGCGATTCTATTTCTGAAAGCTCTATTCTATAACCCCGGAGTTTGACCTGAAGATCTATCCGTCCTAAAAATTCAATATTCCCTTGTTCGTTGAAACGGGCAAGATCACCACTGCGGTATAAGCAGGGTGGTATGTTAGCTGAAAGCGGAAAAGCTGGCTGGATGAATTTTTCTGCGGTAAGTTCCGGCTGATGCAAATAACCGATAGCCAGCCCTGGCCCACCAATACAAAGTTCACCAGGTACGCCAATGGGTACTGGTAAATGTTGTTCATCCAGGATATAGGTCGAATAGTTAACTGCGGGTTTCCCGATTGTTATTTTACGTAAAGGATCAAAATCGGCATAGGTAGCAATGACTGTTGCTTCTGTTGGCCCGTAAGTATTTACAATTCTCAGGCCGCTGCTATGCCATGGCAGTAATAGTTCGTGCGGACAATTTTCGCCACCAAGTATCAACAAACGCAGTGACGGCAAAGGGTATTGCATCATCGAAAGCATGGTCGGCACAGTAGACAGCACAGTCAGCTGATGGGTTGCAATATAGTCACTCAAATCTGATCCGGAGTGCATCACGGCTTCTGAAACAGGAAATAACGTCGCTCCTGATCTGAAAGCCAGCCAGATTTCCTCTAAAGAGGCATCAAAGGCTACAGAGAAAACTTGCGCAACTTTATCCAGTGAGTTCAATTCAAATAAACGGTCTTCGCCTTTAACCAGGTTACTGAT is a window encoding:
- a CDS encoding TonB-dependent receptor; this encodes MRRLIYAFLFLLISTTAFSQIRTITGRITDQHNNPLPGATVVISPDGKQTSSDQTGAFKITATAQAQLIGVNFVGYKLFKQKLTTANHYAISLQADEAVLDEVVLVGTRSTGRTRLNTAVPVDVFNIPKLQMMAPQNDLNQLLQYASPSFNSNRQSSSDGSEHIDPASIRGLGPDQLLVLINGKRRHTTSLVNNQGTMGNGSVGTDMNAIPASAIERIEVLRDGASAQYGSDAIAGVVNIVLKQNTDKLMVAATGGITSRGDGQVGQLNLNYGTALGKNGGYLNLTAEGAYRGKTTRDQNNDLIIFDQSANPTRAYDDAQLKARGLTRDDFNFQIGDAKIQNLSAFFNLGVPFKNGKTEFYAFGGYNYRTGEGFGFRRLPNNPSANVYSIFPDGYQPNTTSKINDRSLAFGFKQKLGNWNADLSNTLGDNRFDYEVNNTVNASLQDKSPTSFKAGGHEFLQNTTNVDFSRKLDVASGLNLAFGAEFRVDDYQIRAGEEASWKNYALITNPDGTVSNPSGLAGGSQSFNGFSPGNVVHKNRSNTGLYADAELDVTSKWLISGAARFEHYSDFGSTVSGKFATRYKITSKFNIRGAISNGFRAPSLHQQYFSAVSTDILPDNTLGQSGFFINNSPVAKALGIPELKQETSMNYSLGFTAQPFANFNISVDGYLTAIKNRIVLTGSFGYDAFGDPVPQVQSILNSYGVSSARFFSNAIDTRTIGVDVVADYNIKSANHTYGASLGFNFNRNKIIGDLHIPGQLKGQEDIFFSPNDRTLITEGTPGVKTNLALNYGYKNFSLLLRNVYFGKVARNSFPYGEEQIHSGKVVTDLSLSYAVKPITFTIGANNLFDIFPDQQIYANSYFGVFKYASVQMGTLGSYYFLRATLDLPNKKR
- a CDS encoding DUF3995 domain-containing protein; the encoded protein is MINLLALWNAIIFIVLALLHFYWAFGGFWGKDVVVPTGKSGQKLFVPDVLSTLIVAIGLLIFALCNLSIKYLLVLPLNPLFLQYGILVIGLIFLVRAVGDFNYVGLMKKHKTSDFARRDSFFYSPLCLFFFLTHLLIFIGF
- a CDS encoding response regulator transcription factor; protein product: MIPLKIAIADDHKIFRKGLTGIINDIKEFDLVFETGNSFDMLNQLSSKKPDVIIIAIKLPGLDDLKMLNYIKSNFEGVRILMLSTIDEGPYIIKVMKAGANGYLSKDSEPEEIIMAIHEVYEKGFYFNKHLSITLIKELLVQPPATIGSKEAMLNDREIDVLKLICEESTNAEIANKLFLSVRTVEGYRTKLFEKIGSKKIAGLVIYAVKNGIIHV
- a CDS encoding Pls/PosA family non-ribosomal peptide synthetase, with amino-acid sequence MNELTGPSKQTLNLLSAVTGVVYVLLNKYQAYLNDVVKIELGIQEKGQNGTIESAIGFQYPLESSLTFSTLSDRISSSIDTLDSKFTDDFFLVIIWKSDDQAHDYKCIIRIEDGDVAGSVFSCKDTAFYAAVFKQAHNHFLNVLQQVAENPAIQISKLSFMDEDELEQLAVFNTGLIDNTVGTPELLHAIFERTALTFPQNKAVHSASRQVSYQELNLAANELADRLIAKGIKQGDFVGILLKRSPEVYLSMLAILKAGAAYVPLDIGYPEDRVSFILEDCGAKFLLSDEACSASFKLSCEVIIVDGSSFDIRQNHNTQAPEIAITVADPAYMIYTSGSTGRPKGVIIAHAAISNLVKGEDRLFELNSLDKVAQVFSVAFDASLEEIWLAFRSGATLFPVSEAVMHSGSDLSDYIATHQLTVLSTVPTMLSMMQYPLPSLRLLILGGENCPHELLLPWHSSGLRIVNTYGPTEATVIATYADFDPLRKITIGKPAVNYSTYILDEQHLPVPIGVPGELCIGGPGLAIGYLHQPELTAEKFIQPAFPLSANIPPCLYRSGDLARFNEQGNIEFLGRIDLQVKLRGYRIELSEIESQLLQIESIKNAVVTVKEDEQKVQRLVAYLILKGEADTFNEEGCKTQLKSRLAPYMVPAVFVIMDAFPLLASGKVDRKVLPQPVKKYKAEGRKLVAARTPTETMLLDVWKKYFEPQEVSVIDDFFDLGGHSLVASMMVSELRKTGAAAQISVQDIYTCRTLEKLAAKISSIADDNENLPKEKAVPTVRLKVAAGMKALTSFLQLISVFIFFMIGSAGLMAPFVIRHFGSSTKVYDLLVYGVTGFSALFFSIIILSIVAKWVLIGKFKAGRYPLWGWYYLRFWIVKKLIDLSPIGILSGTPFLKWYFSLMGAKIGKRVFLGSDRIRVFDLLTIGDGSSISKESHLLGYKIEDGALVIGSLTIGENCFVGTRSVISPGAVMENGSGIGELSQLQPNTTIPAGAYWKGTPAVHIGPNKAAPAINFTGQNKPMNFALYVAVLALTLGFVFVFPFGLSIPFIVIYYEVILSFGLGWAMVLSIPISAMYIIIYCASVALFKWLIIGKLKEEAFSMYSFKYIRKWAVDSLMNMSLTYFRSVYATIYLSSWLRLMGTRIGKATEISTVNQITTDLVKIGAGSFLADSVSLGSPEVHQGTMYLRQITIGNKTFIGNSAVISAGDTIGSNCLIGVLSTPPSNIERKYINDSSWLGAPPMYLPKRQESVKFADDLTFRPTNKLYFQRGVIELFKITLPYAITSVILLLFYHLIDNYYDHSSRHIIYTLSLAPFLLLALIGVAALITVLFKKVLIGTYKPSNQPLWSMFVWKNELVNSLCENMVYPLLVNTLLGTPFAPIFFRMMGCDIGKDVYMDTSEITEFDLVHIGDHVAINHMCTIQTHLFEDRVMKMAHLHIGDNCNVGAMSVVLYDSTIEEGATLQALSLVMKGETIPKQTQWAGSPAKFVK
- a CDS encoding MFS transporter, yielding MITITSKPKAIKEQHQGIATLLAFALLPLSGFATDIYIPSLPTMAGEMNVSSIQVQLTLSIFLISYGVSQLFIGSVLDSFGRYKISLISLVIFALASFTIATTHNIYLIYLMRIIHGLTVGAIIVAKRAYFVDVFSGDKLKHYLSLFSIIWSTGPIVAPFIGGYLQAAFGWESNFYFLGGFALVLLMLELIYSGESLVHFTEFRFRNILNIYTTMVKTASFSLGIVMLGLAYCMVMIYNMTGPFIIEHHLQLSPIIAGYSSLFLGFAWMVGGFIGKATINKPFFRRLAVNVGLQVAFVTVMIISLNFVSNLYSMLFFAFIIHVGAGYTFNNYFTFCLGKFPKNAGIAGGLTGGITYVIVSFLSYGIVNVVPAKDETNLSYSYLILIALSVVIMLIISNINKKAANQPVAQTT
- a CDS encoding SAM hydrolase/SAM-dependent halogenase family protein, with the protein product MIINLKQRITLIFLFFITNLATAQNKILVFQSDFGLKDGAVSAMKGVAAGVSPELKIFDLTHEIPAYNIWEAAYRLVQTVPYYPAGTVFVSVVDPGVGTARKSVVLKTKTGQFIVTPDNGTLTLVAQSLGIEEVREINEVKNRRKDSEKSYTFHGRDVYAFTGARLASGAITYDQVGNELPKQVVEIPYQKATLENGKLKGSIAILDVQFGNIWTDIPAGLVKQLNPQYGDLLHLQIFHKGKKVYEGDAPYSQTFGAVAEGKPLSYLNSLLQLSFALNQANFAAVHHIASGNEWSVEVTLRKGK